From Topomyia yanbarensis strain Yona2022 chromosome 1, ASM3024719v1, whole genome shotgun sequence, one genomic window encodes:
- the LOC131677302 gene encoding cadherin-89D isoform X1: MIHQKMRILTRITLLLFLLFFCTSSSKACKLYSKSNLRTKSDGMQFLRLKEDFPVGGEIVSLYAFPRNSILIARTENSSDGEYFRLKEVNSTVVSVILNRSLDDLVDSDSPQSILKFSVFCSGTAMKTDNQSSFFTITVYIEDINDNDPEFINLPYALTLDESTPIETVVFNRIKAIDRDKPNTPNSDIEYSIAPKQLKSGDFPFRLESAQRPKLILQRPLDFDSGLHSMSVLVYAHDRGNPSRSANATVRVTIRDIDDLGPIFTRTIYRTKLKESFPITGKPVHVPIYFDPPIAAFDQDSLNATLIYSIVSGNERKLFWMSSETGTLFLQKEIDLEAESLPDNTITLQIEARQANNPSKAALARVDLEIIDLNDNLPEFEVDLYNISIIENLPKGFSILQVNALDRDQGENAEFYYYLANEEPKGAFVVDHVSGWIVVNDETFLDKETRSSLRMTVNAMERVEQVDRSRNYGTVQVAITLLDTNDNTPEFEQGTLYEFKTNCTAGVGTKVGTIKAKDPDDLGNGRVQYRVKNVRPNLVIPFRVDPDTGDIIVSDPLTYGKIAFFVEARDQPLNPSESRFNVALITIDIVCQSIEDIEFIGAPYEFWVGADAAVGASVGQIRTTFDMNTDEEIFFDLLHSYAEGVPFAIEERSGIVTVIEGMDKFDRRCYEFETVVSYLPNADGRIMEELTPEAYNNLEKIIVTNVTIHVIKHNFMLLRGTNSTPIEFKIKENKPNAIIGQLKFQDFQEQCDADEKGLPPLISVRGERNRNDRQVFTLNSKNRTRYGRRFIREANPDYVQLYPLVTFDALYTSNASRKARNSRYSQTPTSGVQYSLINSYDVTDLIRLTNDGKLMTVKGLDREKQDTIKVTIIAEYFYKHRTFAGIYQVVILVEDENDNPPKFNQPFYLGVIAENSPIGTEIVLSNPIIITDPDAGINSEYDLILSGESNSFAVQFSNSTLSNYNKTVAHIFKNLQIANVDASNEMANRRTDFHAKPVEGGNGSTPHYNILFMGPNKLDREEIDSLSLKMMATDNDSLTSEVELRILILDVNDNPPIFEKVAIFRKSRCEMIENSSDLELFYLDELETEVLPEFVEMEREVGRFGYGVESLFEMVQSAPYIGIPRLFDGQLMMANRSPGGYRRKVYKPKAKLRSGVRNTRAVGRKPALRFSLPENVDVGKVILKLTASDDDFEKNSKVYYEIVNQEKWPAQNRSNYFKIDRNSGELKAVQRLPPEREIRLNVSAKDVGGLADVIGLEFKIYDVNDNSPVFEKQWYTFRVEEGNYPITGTRLGQVRATDEDLGMNGNVSYLLLAEDDAKIPFSISPLDGTIRVSGELDRETVSSYNFRVLASDNNLDLKRSAMVDVEVIVLDKNDNSPEFTAYDDLQYDRASMKRQPLYVSYININAKPGTFVKQVQARDNDFKENGNGLVIFSLTGQNDLLHFNIDPKEGVIVTAMKFIPPASRKSYQHINVTVVASDFGTPPRSSTALLIVNLQGSPERSNEAEEKVPLFPYKYYELELRENDHAPKIVLNVTLNKKYTNEAFRWQILNEEYGEKFRIDERNGSLWMLQPLDREEQDSYEIKIKVEKLRVRESRNIPSVLYALENPVRKRTQKLFDNEVEILVKVMDVNDNSPIFRENDGPIIAVVPDRANYGYPVLKVEAYDADIAGNGEIRYSLLNEPARLFSIDALSGQIRLLSSLVTFQDQVFGFDVKATDRVGADDGKSTIANVFVYVLNAHQEVCMVLSGAPVEVEKQMGMITASLSLATGYDVRIRALESNDKVEDATNLYLYAIDRRSNSLVDMAELQRSLASLDMSNLKPNLPIIELTELASNALEPHSYDAGMKGIELATVVIAGLIFAGGTATALCIACARYRRLIPLPNLSGANGSQDVRATGMRNTVSTLGGANNNNSNNNNNNANNNNTGSSLGGSISRPIARVDIQPVITRADLKNSIFHPNFHRQFVTNISTESAVPVPPGNDENNSDSYEDSLKDSLTSNTSL; the protein is encoded by the exons CATGCAAACTCTACTCCAAAAGCAATCTGCGAACGAAATCCGATGGCATGCAGTTCCTACGGCTGAAGGAAGACTTTCCGGTGGGCGGAGAAATTGTGTCCCTGTATGCCTTCCCGCGCAATTCGATCTTGATCGCACGGACGGAAAACTCCAGCGACGGGGAATACTTTCGACTGAAGGAGGTCAACAGCACCGTTGTCAGTGTGATCCTGAACCGGAGCCTCGATGATCTGGTGGATAGTGACAGTCCTCAGAGTATACTGAAGTTTAGCGTGTTTTGCAGTGGGACGGCGATGAAGACGGATAAC CAGTCGTCATTTTTCACCATCACTGTTTACATAGAAGACATCAACGATAATGATCCCGAATTTATCAATCTACCGTACGCGCTGACGCTGGACGAATCAACGCCAATTGAGACGGTGGTGTTTAATAGAATTAAGGCAATTGATCGTGATAAGCCAAACACGCCGAATTCCGACATTGAGTACTCGATCGCACCGAAGCAGCTCAAAAGCGGCGACTTCCCGTTTCGTCTGGAGAGCGCGCAACGGCCGAAACTGATCCTGCAGCGGCCACTTGACTTCGACTCCGGTCTGCACTCGATGAGTGTGCTGGTGTACGCGCACGATCGTGGGAATCCGTCGCGATCGGCCAATGCCACCGTCAGGGTGACCATTCGGGACATCGACGATCTCGGGCCGATCTTCACGCGGACGATCTATCGTACCAAACTGAAGGAATCGTTTCCAATCACG GGTAAACCAGTTCACGTGCCAATCTACTTCGATCCGCCGATCGCAGCGTTCGATCAGGACTCGCTGAATGCCACCCTGATCTACAGCATCGTAAGCGGGAACGAACGCAAACTCTTCTGGATGTCGTCGGAAACGGGAACGCTCTTTCTGCAGAAGGAGATTGATCTTGAAGCGGAAAGTCTACCGGATAATACGATCACTCTACAGATCGAGGCTAGACAAGCCAATAACCCCTCGAAAGCTGCTTTGGCTAG AGTCGACCTGGAAATCATTGACCTCAACGACAACCTGCCGGAGTTCGAGGTCGATCTCTACAATATCTCAATCATCGAAAATCTCCCGAAGGGCTTCAGTATCCTCCAGGTCAACGCACTGGATCGCGATCAGGGGGAAAATGCTGAATTCTACTACTACCTGGCAAACGAGGAACCGAAGGGAGCTTTCGTGGTTGATCACGTGTCCGGTTGGATCGTAGTCAATGACGAAACCTTCCTGGATAAGGAAACTCGCAGCTCGCTGCGTATGACGGTTAACGCTATGGAACGCGTCGAACAGGTTGATCGCAGCCGAAACTATGGCACAGTTCAGGTGGCGATCACGCTGCTGGACACGAACGATAACACGCCGGAGTTTGAGCAAGGTACGTTGTACGAGTTTAAAACAAACTGTACTGCGGGAGTGGGAACTAAGGTCGGTACGATCAAAGCTAAAGATCCGGATGATTTGGGGAATGGTCGAGTTCAGTATCGTGTTAAAAATGTACGACCCAATCTGGTGATCCCGTTTAGGGTGGATCCGGACACGGGGGACATCATTGTGTCGGATCCATTGACATACGGAAAAATTGCCTTTTTTGTGGAAGCTCGCGATCAACCCCTGAATCCATCGGAGTCCAGATTCAACGTTGCGCTGATCACGATCGACATCGTGTGTCAATCGATCGAGGACATTGAGTTTATCGGTGCTCCGTACGAGTTCTGGGTCGGAGCGGACGCAGCCGTCGGGGCTTCGGTTGGACAAATTAGAACAACTTTTGATATGAACACCGACGAAGAGATCTTCTTCGATTTACTGCATTCTTACGCGGAAGGAGTTCCCTTCGCGATCGAGGAAAGATCCGGAATCGTCACCGTGATCGAGGGTATGGATAAATTTGATCGCCGTTGCTACGAGTTTGAAACCGTTGTTTCTTATCTTCCAAATGCCGACGGCCGCATCATGGAAGAGCTAACACCAGAAGCGTACAACAACCTCGAAAAGATCATCGTCACAAATGTAACCATTCACGTCATCAAACATAACTTTATGCTGCTACGAGGAACCAACTCCACGCCGATAGAGTTCAAAATCAAAGAGAACAAACCGAACGCAATCATCGGCCAGCTAAAGTTCCAAGACTTCCAGGAACAGTGCGACGCGGATGAAAAAGGTCTACCGCCGTTGATTTCTGTCCGAGGCGAACGAAACCGCAATGACCGGCAAGTCTTTACCCTGAACAGCAAAAACCGAACTCGCTACGGAAGAAGATTCATTCGCGAAGCGAACCCTGACTACGTCCAGCTCTACCCGCTGGTGACCTTCGACGCTCTGTACACGTCCAACGCATCCCGCAAAGCCCGCAATTCCAGGTATTCGCAAACACCGACCAGTGGCGTTCAGTACTCCCTGATCAACAGTTACGACGTGACCGACTTGATCCGACTCACCAACGACGGCAAACTGATGACCGTCAAGGGGTTGGATCGCGAAAAACAGGACACCATCAAGGTTACCATCATTGCCGAGTACTTCTACAAACATCGCACCTTCGCCGGCATTTACCAGGTGGTAATCCTCGTCGAAGACGAGAACGACAACCCGCCAAAGTTCAACCAACCCTTCTATCTAGGGGTGATCGCGGAAAACTCTCCGATCGGCACCGAAATCGTTTTGAGCAATCCGATCATCATCACCGATCCGGACGCCGGAATCAACTCCGAGTACGATCTGATCCTTTCGGGTGAGTCCAACTCTTTTGCCGTCCAGTTTTCGAACTCTACTCTGTCGAATTACAACAAAACAGTGGCGCACATCTTTAAGAACCTACAGATTGCCAATGTTGATGCCAGCAATGAAATGGCCAACCGGCGGACGGACTTCCACGCAAAACCAGTCGAGGGAGGCAACGGATCTACGCCGCACTATAACATCCTGTTTATGGGACCGAACAAGCTGGATCGGGAAGAAATTGACAGCTTGAGTTTGAAGATGATGGCAACCGATAACGATAGTTTGACCTCCGAGGTCGAGCTAcggatcttgattctggacgTTAACGACAATCCACCGATCTTCGAAAAGGTTGCGATCTTCCGTAAAAGTCGGTGTGAAATGATTGAGAATAGCAGCGATTTGGAGTTGTTTTATCTGGACGAACTGGAAACGGAAGTGTTACCGGAGTTTGTGGAAATGGAACGGGAGGTAGGTCGATTCGGCTACGGGGTGGAAAGTTTGTTTGAAATGGTCCAATCGGCTCCGTATATTGGCATACCAAGGCTTTTCGATGGGCAGTTGATGATGGCGAATCGATCGCCAGGGGGGTACCGGCGAAAAGTTTACAAACCCAAGGCTAAACTGCGGAGCGGGGTTCGGAATACTCGTGCGGTCGGTAGGAAGCCGGCGTTGAGATTTTCGCTTCCGGAGAATGTCGATGTGGGTAAGGTGATCCTGAAGCTGACAGCGAGTGATGATGATTTCGAGAAGAACTCGAAGGTTTACTACGAAATTGTGAATCAGGAAAAGTGGCCCGCTCAGAATAGGAGCAACTATTTCAAgattgatcggaattctggaGAATTGAAGGCGGTGCAGCGACTGCCACCGGAGAGAGAGATCAGATTAAATGTTTCCGCGAAGGATGTCGGTGGGTTGGCGGACGTAATCGGTTTGGAGTTTAAGATCTACGATGTAAACGACAACTCGCCGGTCTTCGAGAAGCAATGGTACACATTCAGGGTAGAGGAAGGAAATTACCCGATTACGGGGACGCGACTTGGTCAGGTCCGGGCGACCGATGAGGATCTAGGAATGAACGGGAACGTGAGCTATCTTCTGCTGGCAGAAGATGACGCAAAGATACCGTTTTCCATCTCTCCGCTGGACGGGACGATTCGGGTATCTGGGGAATTAGATCGCGAAACAGTTTCCTCGTATAACTTCAGAGTGTTGGCTTCGGATAACAATTTAGACCTGAAGCGATCGGCTATGGTAGATGTGGAGGTGATCGTTCTGGACAAAAATGACAACAGCCCGGAGTTCACGGCGTACGATGATCTACAGTACGATCGAGCGAGTATGAAACGACAACCGCTGTACGTATCCTACATCAACATCAACGCTAAACCGGGAACATTCGTCAAGCAGGTACAGGCGAGAGACAACGACTTCAAGGAAAACGGTAACGGATTGGTGATCTTCTCCCTGACGGGTCAAAACGATCTGCTACATTTTAACATAGacccgaaggaaggcgtgatcGTAACGGCAATGAAATTCATTCCACCAGCCAGTAGGAAGAGCTATCAACATATCAACGTAACGGTGGTTGCTTCGGACTTTGGAACGCCTCCTCGATCGAGTACGGCTTTGCTGATCGTTAACCTGCAGGGTAGTCCCGAGCGTTCAAATGAAGCCGAAGAGAAGGTCCCACTGTTTCCATACAAGTACTACGAACTCGAACTGCGTGAGAATGACCACGCTCCGAAGATCGTACTGAACGTCACCCTGAACAAGAAGTACACAAACGAGGCCTTCCGATGGCAGATTCTGAACGAAGAATACGGCGAGAAATTCAGGATTGacgaacggaacggatcgttgtGGATGCTGCAGCCTCTGGATCGAGAGGAGCAAGATTCGTACGAGATCAAAATTAAGGTGGAAAAGCTGCGGGTTCGCGAGAGTCGAAACATTCCGAGTGTTCTGTACGCTTTGGAGAATCCGGTGAGGAAACGCACgcaaaagctgttcgacaacgaGGTCGAGATCCTGGTTAAGGTGATGGATGTCAACGACAATTCACCGATCTTCCGGGAAAACGACGGTCCGATCATTGCGGTTGTACCCGATCGAGCCAACTACGGTTACCCGGTGCTGAAAGTTGAG GCCTACGATGCGGATATCGCCGGCAACGGAGAGATTCGTTACTCGCTGTTGAACGAACCTGCTCGATTGTTCAGCATCGACGCGTTGAGCGGTCAGATACGTTTGCTGAGTTCACTTGTGACGTTCCAAGATCAGGTCTTTGGGTTCGACGTCAAGGCAACGGATCGGGTGGGTGCCGACGACGGGAAGTCCACCATTGCGAACGTGTTTGTGTACGTGCTGAACGCGCACCAGGAGGTTTGTATGGTACTGTCCGGAGCACCGGTGGAAGTCGAGAAGCAGATGGGAATGATCACGGCTAGCTTGAGCCTTGCGACCGGGTACGACGTTCGGATACGGGCGTTGGAGAGTAATGACAAAGTGGAGGATGC CACAAATTTATACCTATATGCCATAGATCGAAGGTCCAACTCGTTAGTGGACATGGCTGAATTGCAAAG ATCACTTGCCTCGCTCGATATGTCCAATTTGAAGCCAAATTTGCCGATAATCGAACTTACCGAGCTGGCATCCAATGCCCTGGAGCCGCACTCGTACGATGCGGGTATGAAGGGAATCGAACTGGCAACCGTGGTCATCGCGGGACTGATATTTGCCGGTGGAACGGCTACGGCCCTGTGCATCGCATGCGCCCGTTACCGTCG